The Dioscorea cayenensis subsp. rotundata cultivar TDr96_F1 chromosome 11, TDr96_F1_v2_PseudoChromosome.rev07_lg8_w22 25.fasta, whole genome shotgun sequence genomic interval CTCTTGAGTAGAAATATGGAAGGTAATCATATCTGGCCCAAtgcaaaacaacaaatataggCTTGAGACAAACAAAAGATCATTAAATTCAGAAAATGCACAAAGGCCAATAAAAGGGTGATCAACTTACGGTTGCGTATGGGAAGTAAGCAAAGTTCTAACACAATGTTGTGCTGATTTTCGAGCATGATCAACATGTTCCACTCGTGCTACCCGATTATAAATCTGCCAAGAACCAAGATTTAGGTCCATTTGGATAAGCACTTCAATATCCAGGAATTGCTTCTTACATATGCACTTCCAAAACAATTTTGATTGCTTGGATAAGCTTCTATGGGAAAAGATAAGCGGTAATATAAGTGGTACAAACTTTTCTTGCAGAAGCATCCAGGTTGGTGCTTCTGGCAGAAGCACTTCAGACCCTCATAAAAAAGCAATCGACTATGACAATTTTACTGGTCCTTTGGTGTTAATTATAAACATTTATCCCTCTTCTCTTGTATGacagatataaaaatatttaaagcataTGTACCTTCAGGGGAAATGCTGCAACATCTCCAATAGCAAAGATACCAGGTATGCTTGTCCGAAAGAGACTATCaacctatatataaacataaatatgacATTAGGATACACTTTTAAGTCCAGTTcatataatttcaattttttaaaatttgaaaagatattCAGAGCActtgaaaaatatcaaattctaaaattcatgcctaaactaatttattttaccaaattatgaaatttgaagGCCCAGATTCAGCTAAATTCAGTATTTCATATTTAGTCCTTTTTCATGCTTTAAATTCAATACTGATGCCTGACTTTCAATCTTACAGCAATCTCATTGGGGAAGTGCAAAAGCTTTTGCTGAATGAAACCCTAATAGAAAGCATCTTCCAACATTTATGCACTTCTTTCTTGTCTATCATCTCTTCCGCTAGTAGATCCCAATTGAGATCTAGGTCTGCACCGGTTTATGAGAGATGTGATTGCCAATCTAATGTCAAACACTGGTCAGAAAATCATGATGAAGCATCAACAACCAGACAATTATTGACCATCTAATTGGTCTAGGCTAAAACCAAATCCAGAAAGTGATAATGGCCAACATCATCAGTAAGTTGAAGAGCCCATTAAAAGGATGCTGCTCTACAGTGGATAATCAATCCATGAGTtgatgattttatattaaaattttagtcaAAATATTGTTCTAACTATGGAGGGTACAAGTTGTACGCTTGTTAGATGAAATACATAAGATCACTTTATGGAAGATGGGGAAATGCATAACACAGAATATAAAACAAACGTGCACTGTGATGCATGAATATCTGATAGCCTTGGTCATCTACTTACAATGGAGGTAtggacaaaaatataaatacacacattttAAAAGTGACGTACAGAAATCACAAGCAAAGAGATGGATGGCATAGAGTTCTTTCGCCAAATAAATTTATACCGAGATCAAATGTGGTTAATATTAAGCTGCTTTTcgattttgcttaaaaaaaatgctCTACAAGATTGGGATAAAGTTGGACAATATTCAAACGTTAAATAGACCACAGAGAtcaaattatgatttaattaagaTAACAAAATTGTTGTActtgcattaaaaataaatgagaaatagaaGCATCTTCctacaaagaaaagaaacattataaacattagtctATCATTTGCTTCCATGGAAACTAGaatgcaataaataaattatgacaAAGTTCGAAGCTTCAACACGCATGTGGTATTTATAATGCAGaagaatatatccaaatataaacaATTCTGATGAAAGCTTACCAATGTGctaatataatgtttttaattaataaggATTATTGCTAAGCATGGCATCATAGACTCAATTAGGGGATATTTTTGGATAGAAAACAAGGGCGGATTGGACTAAGGCATCAAAAGGCCTTAATCCCTCAATTTATTCCTTTTATTAGTGTCTTGGATAACAAGAAgggataaggaaaaaaaataaggaatagATCAAGaagatattttttcaaatttgacaTTTTTACCATCCATTCCAAATGAATGACATGTATTgaggcaaaaataaaaaaaaataataataataaataaataaaataaaaaataaacttatatttatgattgttattatcattaaattaatactAGTATAATTAgcatattatcattaatatttttattattactactaatagcattactattttaattatcataaatatttccattatttaaaaaacctaattattattatattgtgagtgtgtgtgagtgtgtgtcactgtgttaatatatatatatatatcttttgaacaataaatattattatacattatGATAAAACACAACACTATGGTTAAAATGAAACTACATTAACATAAGCATCAAGTCAAATAATTGATGATCTCTAGTCTTGATCAGCATAAATGAAAACCAAATCCAAACCTTCAATCCCTTCACTCACaactataaacaataaaaaactgcaaaaatcattaaaaagaatCACCAAATAATGAAATGTAAGGGCAAAGATCAAGAAACTCATACACCATGGATCACAAAAGAGTTAGGAGCCAAGGGTATAAGAAAAATGATGGTGAGCCCCAAATTTTAAGTTTTCCTTGTGGCTGATGGAGAAGAACAAATGTTCGACAAAATTTTGAGGAATAAGAAGGATTAAGGGCCTTAATACAACCCTTACTCCTTCATAAATTATATTCTAGatcaaaacttataaaataaatatggcaAAAGTGCCACTTCCAAGTTCCAAGGCCATTTAAAATATACAGCGTATATAAGGCATGGTTTAGGACCCTAGGTCAGGCCAATATATGTTAATAGTGTATAAAGGCACTTCTGAAAGATTGGGTTCTTATAGCTAATTGTGTAATCTGCACTTGTGCAATGTGGATATAACATCATTGTTTTTATAGTATATAATGCAAAAGGCTGTTGTTTGAGCAAACTACATGCTCTTATCCATGTTTCTTAACAGATGATCTTCCTTTATTAAACAagcaataacaaaaaattttcatcCCAGATTTCTATTAATATGTAACCATTCAGAAAAAGCCAGGGATACTTAATAGATGTACACCATAGAGGAAAAGGAAAATTATTTAGATaggaaagaacaaaaaataaatgaatacattaatcaacaaacaaaacaaaaagaaataaactacTTAAAGGGGCACTAACCTGGATCCCACCAACAGAAGTGTTCAAGCCAACCATTTCGAAGGGGCTGACAACTGGCTTTGCTCCAATCCCAACAATAACCTAGATTATTAATGGATTCAATTGTAGCTTCTCATCAGAAGCTTGTCTTAAACCTTTGAACATTATCATTAAAACACTCTACACAAAAATCAGAAGACATTAGAAAACTACATGACTAAGCACTTCACATAGTTTATAACCAGGAATATGCTAGGAAGACGGGAAATTCAATTCTAGTGCAAGGTGTATATTAGAGTTATTAATTGTCTTGCATGAGTTAATGCAGTGAGTTTAGACTTGAATATGTAATTCAACTATCAACTTAAGCATTTGAATTGAATCGAGTCCAAACAATGCACTTTATTTGCGTAACTTGTTTCAAAACTGGGTTAATTGGTTTCACtaataaaggaaaaagaaaaaaaaggaaaaaacttgGTTAGttgggttgtttttttttttttttgcaacatACTGAGGTAAAATAGACTAACACATGAAGTAATAGAGTAATCAATACTGTAAAAGTCCTGTGATGATAAATGCAGTATGTTTGGACATTGAATATGTTAAATATAAGTCTCTCATCCTATTAGCTTAAGCTTTTGGGTTGACTCAAGCCTAAATAATATATCTTGTATACATTTAATAGTGTAAAGGCACAGAACATACCGTATCTGTCACAATTGTATTTCCATTTCCAAGTTTAACAGTAGCAACCCTTCCATTAGGACCAGCCTCCAGTTGATCAATACGAACACCCTGAGAAAAAGTTGAAGAGGTTGAATATGGTGTTTGGCACGCAATTGGGCCAGTTGGTATCATGACATAGAGAAAGTACCTTCAGAAACCTGATGCCCATTTTATGAAAAAGTTCTTCATATCTTCGAGCAAGAGAAGAAGTAAATAACCTTGGCATCAAGTGATCCTCTGGAAATATGATCTATTCAAGGAAAGGGATTAAGCAACACAGGTGACAATCTAATGTTCGAgcaaattttgaataattacACAAGTAATATtagttatataaaattattaggtATATGACAGcaattttgttgatgaagaatattacgAATTTAAATGACTGTAAGAATGTCAATTGAAGCTGGGACAAAAAAAAAGTGCAAGCTCTAATTTCTGTCACCGTGTAATGTCACAATTCTTCAAAGAACAACTGCAGTGGCAATATCAAAAAGACATCCAATTTTGGAGCATTATATATCAATCTAACATTGAAAGTTGAAACATTTATTAATAAACAGCACATACAAATCTATGCAGGGGTAAAAAGTGGaattcacttggaagaagttGAAACACCTTACCCAATTGCAGCGAACAAAGAGAAAGTTGAAAATTCTGTTTAGAACAGACTAGATACTCCTAGGTTAACCAAAATCATCCCAACTTACTACATTAGTCAATCCAATTCATAGTCTATTATCCTTCCAAAAAATGCAATTTGAAagatacaaaagaagaaataacaAATCAACCGCTTTGAGGAAACAATAATATGCATCAAGCTATAATGGGTTGTGCTAATTGTTTATTATGACCACATGCAGTGATGGGGCAACACCCAACTAATATACTAACAGAAGCATGTTGCTTCACATTGAAACCTAATGCATGAATAGatgaattatataaatagatggATTGTTTGTCATCATACTTGCAAATCAGCAAGGAATGAGTTACATAATTTTGATAATAGTTATGATCTATGGAAATCAGGTCTACATCCATCCATGTAAGTGATGCCTACATTATGAGATAGCATCCTATAAGAAATGACCTCCAGAAGAATGACATCATACAAAAACACAATCAAGCAAAATCTCTTCTTACAGTTGTATCAAGGTTCCAGCCAGCAGCTGCAGCTGAAACTTCCATGCCAATATATCCACCACCAATCACAACCACCTTTTGGGCTCTCTCCTGAAAGAAGAAGGCAAAGGCTAACTGCAAGGataaaaatcctcaaaaagAGGAAATACTGGTATTCATTAATTGTTATTTCAGGTACTATTTGattagatgtagttgaaaatacaaTGGATTTCAGGTTGCAATCAATTCTACTTGAACAGCAGTAATTTGCCATCTACTCGAAACCTTCATTGAACAAAATCAAAAGCCCAGGCACTGTTGAGAATTCTACATGGGATGTGAGCTCACAACCATTATCCATACTATCTTTTGGACTTGAAACTTGCGGCTTTTACCGTTTgtccattaattaattttggtaGCCCTTTCAATTTTACTCTCTTAAATCGTGAAGCATACATTCAAGATGCAGTTGGTATTACttccaaaattttgttttagtaTTCTTTGCTGATACTTTTGTTTGAAGCATAATTCACTCATTTTATTGCCTTCCTGCGCCTCTTTTGATTTCTGGCTCTCGGCAACCTACCAGgttgattttaaatatttaattctttCCTGGCTGAATATTGGCTTCCAACGAGATTATTTCAAGGATATTTTCTAATGATTTGAATGAGCTACAAAAATGTTGGCCGGTTGGTTAAAATGGAGGAGAGCTTCTTGGGTTTGATGTCATCATAAAATATCTCCTAGATTGAAAGATAAGTTTTATTGAATAGTTGTTAGACTAGTTATGTTGGGCGGTTAAGAAACAACATGATCAAAGGATAAATGTGGCTGAGATGAGAATATTAAGATGAATGTTGGCATTACCCGAAAAGATTAATTAAGgaataaatttatccaaaatGAATCAGAAGTGACACCTATTAGTAAAGAGCGCCAAGTGCACTCTAGGCACTTGGAACCTTACAACACCTGAGGCGCAAGGTGCAAAAAAAGTGCTCGCCCTAGTGAAGTATaacgtaaataaataaataaataaaattatataatataatactcCCCCATCCTGAAATACAAgtcattttaagaaaaaaatttttgttccAAAATAGTTGTCGTTTTACAATACCaaggcaatatttatttttttcccaattttaccctttttttaattttctaagtGACATAAATGAAAGAGAGTCATATTCATAGTCCCAAGAAAAGGGTATAATTTCAAGAAATGGGtcgtttttcatttttaattaaattttaaaaaatttaatgccATCCTTAATTTAATTCTTGTGCAAGATTAAATGTCGAATTAGTTTTAAGTTCTAACTCCTACTCATCCATCTGATGGATATTCAAAAgaccttattattaaatatgtgcagttggttaattaaaatttttggaaataGTTGACTTTTAAATGCCAATAAATTTCCCACAAttgaaagttttattaaaatctaaaaaccctaattaaatATGGGCGGTTGGTTGACACCTTTTTCCAAAAGTTTACTATTTGCTAAAATAGCATTAAATATGTCCTTTTTACATTTTTACCCCAAAAAActaatctaaaaaataattaatcaagaaTCAATTTCAATAAAGCAAGCTTTTTTACCATTTCAAGGTGCAAAAGGCACTCTAAAGCGCAAAAAAAGCATGTGCCTCTTTGAAGATGCCCCTCTTGGACAAGCTTAAGGTGCCTATCATGGACAATGCTGTGCCTTAGCGCCTAGACAAGCCTAGAGGTATATGCTTGACAACACTGCCACCTATTACAGACAAGTACAGAGACAATTGATCAAGATGATATGAACATGTTATCAGATGACCAATAGATGCTCCCATAGAAAAAAGTAAAAGCACTTCAAGTGGAGGGTCATAGAAGAGGATGCGGTAGACCTAGAAAGTGTTTAGCAAGAACTTTATGAAATGATATGTTTGAACTTCGTTTATTTAATCTTTTTGCCCTTGATAAAGCAATATGGAAGGAAAAGATTTGTGTAACTGACCCCAAATAGTCAGGACTAACAACTTGTTATTGTTACTACTGCCTCTGCTAATTTAAAACTGTCCTTTCTCTTGGATATCAACCCAATATTATCTACTGCACTAATTTGGTTCTCATCTGTTGTGCCAACTTGGATGAGCCATTCACTGATTTGTGTTATCAACTTCACGATCTATTCGGCTCGAGAAGTGTTACCATGTCCTTAGGTTATGCATCTTCTAATACAATAGAACATGGAATAAGAGATAAGTCTTTCATGCATTCTTATCATGTGCAATCATTAAATTACACAAATTATTCATAACGCATGAATGATCTGACATAAGAAACACATAAGAGTATGTAAGCATGCATATTCACTGGCGACATACTCATTTGCATTTGCACACTGCATTTCATTGAGATGAAGTCATCTATACATAAGGAATGAATTACCCTAACAGTTGCCTCACAAGTTATTTCCTCtttaattaaatagaaatactttatgaaaataatacagCTCTCTTGAATGGATGGGTGTTATTGATTTATGtgataaaatgattaaattcaaaCACTCATAAGTATATCTACTAAAATAGTTAATCATGAACAAGAATTACCAGTGAGGATACTAGTGAGTCTGCATCAGAAACATCACGAATGTAATGAACTCCAGGTAAGTTACCTCCACTTTTTTCTGGTAATCTGAAACAATGGCAAAGTAACATAATAGGATGAGAGTTGCACAtagattcataaataaaataagtcaaTCAACTCAGGCCCACAGGAAAAATATCATATGGAACTATAAagcaagaaaattttatattacctTGTGGCTGAACAGCCAGTTGAGATTATAAGAGAACCATATTTTAGTAGTTTTCCAGATGATGTGGTCAAAGTTTGTGCCTGGGCATCAAAGCCTACCACTGGATCTTGATATAAAACCTTCAAAAGAGTAAATATAAGAAACATCTATTGGGTTACTCTAAGAAGGATGAGGAGGAATGCAATACAATAAGAATAAACATAAATGCTAGCATGTCAATAAATCATGTATTCATTTGTATGAGCCAGTCTATTACATAACAGCTAATAGTGTTTCGGAGATCCCTTACTCCCAAGAGTAATTAAAATGCATGGTCATTAAGTGCTGGAAATGGTATTGCAATCTGAAAGGATTTCTAAACAAAGACTAACAAAGTTATTAGCcaatataattctttaaaaCAAAGCTTTTTGTATTCAAAGGAATGAAGGCAATATACGGAGCACAAAGGTTTAATAAGTAGCATGTACACAAGTTCTAAAGACTCATACCAAATTTGGCCTTCAAATTTGTCACTTGAAGCTTATCTTTGACGATCACTTATTCTTTAAATAAATTGGGCAAAAGAATGACTTTTTGGTTCAATGGAGGGCAGAAAGGATTAGTGGTCCTATTGATCCTGGTCAAAACAACTAGCAGCTGTTTAAGGTCATGTTCCTTACCACACACAGAATTTTAACCAAATAAGCAAGATTAAACTTATGAAAAGGTAAAACAAGGCCTAAGTAAATGGTGTTGTTTAAAGACCTTACACAATTTCCAAACACAACTCACAGTAAAAGAAGACCTTCCTATATTTATCAACAACCAAATAGCAATTTCACATGTGCTAGTGTCGCTGTTAAATAACACAAACTATTCACTAACAGCTCAAGCTTGACTCAGTAAGGATTTGGTTTTCTCAAGACATGATGTTAGGCATGTTTATTAGATGAGTGAAGCTCAAACATAAGTAGGCTTGCTTGAATTCAGCTCAAAAAGACTTGATAAGATAAGTCatgtaaatattataaattttgacatacatataatttgtttaaatcTCATATAACATTAATATGTTGCTCTAAAGTTAGGTCTTTGGGATGCTAAGCTAGATACTGGACTGCCGACTTGACTAACTTCTCGTCTAATGCATGAATAAGAATGAACTTTTCTGCTACACTACAAACCCAACTTAGCTCAGCCGTATCTAGCTCAACTCGAACAGCTCAAGTTAAATGTGAACCCTATCAGTTTGAATGTAAAAGAACTAAGCTCAAACTAAGTTACTTGGGCTCAACTTGAGCTTGAACTGGTTTTGAAGTGACTCAAGCCAAGCTCAAGCTAGCTTTGGACCACTCAAGTTCAGATTGTTCTTAGTCATTCTTACGGACCAAAAGTGGACTAATTTAggaacaaacataaaataactatattataaactGAAACTTCAGTCAAAGGAAAAGCCCATCAATTTGATGTATCATCTAACAAAGCCTAACAATTATTCTTCTTGATCCCTGCTTAATAGTCTAAAGACACAAAAGGAAAAGTGAAATTTCATGCACACAAACATGAGTGCCCAACACAcgggaaaagaaaaaaggaaagatgAGATGAGAAAGGTCTAGAgtagatgaaaaaaattgaaaactttcAGTCATGTTTTAAGTGTCCAAACCAAAAATCATGAAATACTTCAGCAACCATATTCCTTCTTTATTAAGTTCAAATTCAACAGAGGATATCAACCACATAACTTACTCTAAATTATTTTAGCATAAAAGGATTGTGGTTAATGGGAATTTACAGATAATGAGAAATGGTTGAGACTGAAGACATAGAAGGTTGTGGATTGGCATTACTTATTGATATAGCTGTATAGAAGTCATGAGCCTAGGATTTCTTTAGGGTTTATAGAAGACTACGTGTAAAAGAACCCTTGAAATATGATAATCAATCCCTTTACATTGTTGACAAATAACATTCTGGTTTCCAGTTACAGCCCAAATCTCATAAATTATCATCTTccttaaaacaaatataacaaagcATTCTGAATTCTTTCCCAGTTTACTTCATCAAAAGATCAATTAATGGCAGAGTAAAATAAAGCTATGGAAGTCCATTCGAAATCATTACAgttaaaaaattgcataataatTATACACCCTAAATGCTACATTAGCTAGACTAGCCAAGATAATTACTCTTAGCATGTAAAATAGGCATAATTTTAATCCAACAAATGGCAATCAATAGACAGATAACAAATTTCTATAAACCAACAGCTAGAACAAATTGAATTCAA includes:
- the LOC120272127 gene encoding monodehydroascorbate reductase 5, chlorplastic, translating into MSSVSRLIMAISLRMPPLSSPLHSKWPCRTTWNPSVGLIRRSFAVKASGFANENREFVIVGGGNAAGYAARTFVEHGMADGKLCIVSKEAVAPYERPALTKGYLFPADKKPARLPGFHTCVGSGGERQTPDWYKDHGIEVLYQDPVVGFDAQAQTLTTSSGKLLKYGSLIISTGCSATRLPEKSGGNLPGVHYIRDVSDADSLVSSLERAQKVVVIGGGYIGMEVSAAAAGWNLDTTIIFPEDHLMPRLFTSSLARRYEELFHKMGIRFLKGVRIDQLEAGPNGRVATVKLGNGNTIVTDTVIVGIGAKPVVSPFEMVGLNTSVGGIQVDSLFRTSIPGIFAIGDVAAFPLKIYNRVARVEHVDHARKSAQHCVRTLLTSHTQPYDYLPYFYSRVFEYEGSTRKVWWQFYGDNIGDTIEVGNFDPKIATFWLDSDNRLKGVFLESGNPEEFELLPQLARRQPVIDRAKLKDAPSVEAALEIAKNSMS